The following is a genomic window from Limibacillus sp..
AGGTGATCTACCTCTCGGCCATGGAGGAGGGGCGCTACACCATCGCCCAGGCGAACGCGAACCTGGACGCCAAGGGCAAGTTCGTGGATGACCTCGTCTCCTGCCGTCAGGCGAGCGAGTACATCGTGGCCCGGCCCGAGGACATCGACCTGATCGACGTGTCGCCCAAGCAGATCGTCTCGGTCGCCGCGGCGCTGATCCCCTTCCTGGAGAACGACGACGCCAACCGGGCGCTGATGGGCTCCAACATGCAGCGTCAGGCGGTGCCGCTTCTGAAGGCCGAGGCGCCGCTGGTCGGCACCGGCATGGAGGGTACGGTCGCCCGCGACTCCGGTGCGTCCATCGTGGCGCGCCGCGCGGGCGTGGTCGACCAGGTGGACGCCACCCGCATCGTGGTGCGCGTGACCGAGGAGACCTCGAGCGGCGAGCAGGGCGTGGACATCTACAACCTCTTGAAGTTCCAGCGCTCCAACCAGAACACCTCCATCACCCAGCGTCCGCTGGTGAAGGTGGGCGACGAGGTGCTGCGCGGCGACATCATCGCCGACGGCCCCTCGACGCAGTTCGGCGAGCTGGCGCTGGGCCGCAACGTGCTCTGCGCCTTCATGCCGTGGATGGGCTACAACTTCGAGGACTCGATCCTGATCTCCGAGCGGATCGTGCGCGATGACGTCTTCACCTCGATCCACATCGAGGAGTTCGAGGTCATGGCCCGCGACACCAAGCTGGGCCAGGAAGAGATCACCCGTGACATCCCCAACGTCGGTGAGGACGCCCTGCGCAACCTCGACGAGGCGGGCATGGTCTACATCGGGGCCGAGGTCAACGCGAGCGACATCCTGGTCGGCAAGGTGACGCCCAAGGGCGAATCCCCGATGACCCCGGAGGAAAAGCTGCTTCGCGCGATCTTCGGCGAGAAGGCGAGCGACGTTCGCGACTCTTCCCTGCGGGTGCCCCCGGGCGTTTCCGGCACGGTGGTCGAGGTGCGGGTCTTCTCGCGCCGCGGCGTCGAGAAGGACGAGCGCGCGCTCGCCATCGAACGCGCCGAGATCGAGCGTCTGGCCAAGGACCGCGACGACGAGAAGGTAATCCTGGAGCGCAGCTTCTATGGCCGCCTGAAGGATCTTCTGGTCGGCCAGACCGGCGTTTCCGGCCCCAAGGGCTTCAAGAAGGACACCAAGATCACCGAGAAGGTGCTGTCCGACTTCACCCCGGGCCAGTGGCGCCAGATCGCCGTCAAGGACGACAAGCGCCAGGCCGACGTCGAGGCCCTGAACAAGGTCTTCGAGGAGTCGGTCGATGCGCTGATGAAGCGCTTCGAGAACAAGGTCGACAAGCTGCAGCGCGGCGACGAGCTGCCGCCGGGCGTCATGAAGATGGTCAAGGTCTTCGTGGCCGTGAAGCGCAAGCTTCAGCCGGGCGACAAGATGGCCGGCCGTCACGGCAACAAGGGCGTCATCTCCAAGATCATGCCGATCGAGGACATGCCGCACCTTGAAGACGGCACGCCGGTCGACATCGTGCTCAACCCGCTGGGCGTGCCCAGCCGCATGAACGTCGGACAGATTCTCGAAACCCATCTCGGCTGGGCCTGTGCGGGCCTTGGCCGGCAGATCGGCGAGATGCTGGACGACGCCAAGCGCTCGGGTAAGTTCGACGGGGTCCGCAAGAAGCTGACCGACGTCTACGGCAAGGACACCTACAAGAACGAGATTGCCGATCTCGAGGATCAGTATGTGGCCGAGCTCGCGGACAACCTGCGCGGCGGTGTTCCCATCGCCACGCCGGTCTTCGACGGCGCGCGCAGCGAGGACATCCTCGAGATGCTGGAGAAGGCGGGTCACGAGGCTTCGGGCCAGGTCTGGCTGTGGGACGGCCGCACGGGCGAGAAGTTCCATCGCCCGGTCACGGTCGGCTACATCTACATGCTGAAGCTGCACCACCTGGTGGACGACAAGATCCACGCCCGTTCCATCGGCCCCTACAGCCTGGTCACCCAGCAGCCGCTGGGCGGCAAGGCGCAGTTCGGCGGCCAGCGCTTCGGCGAGATGGAGGTCTGGGCGCTGGAAGCCTACGGTGCGGCCTACACCCTGCAGGAGATGCTGACGGTCAAGTCGGACGACGTGTCCGGCCGGACCAAGGTCTACGAGGCCATCGTCAAGGGCGATGACAACTTCGAGTCCGGCATCCCTGAGTCCTTCAACGTCCTGGTCAAGGAGCTGCGCTCGCTCGGCCTCGACGTGGAACTCAAGCAGTCCGGCTTCTAAACGACGTGGCGGAACGGACGGTCCTCCGGGGCCGTCCAGACCACCCCTTTTTCGCCCTTCGGGTGAATTGATATCGGGAGATACCGATGAACGACATTATGAACCTCTTCGGTCAGCCCTCTGGCCCGCAGAGCTTCGATCAGATCCGCATTTCGATCGCCAGCCCGGAGCGCATCCGCTCCTGGTCCTTCGGTGAGATCAAGAAGCCCGAGACGATCAACTACCGGACCTTCAAGCCGGAGCGCGACGGCCTGTTCTGCGCCCGCATCTTCGGTCCGGTGAAGGACTACGAGTGCCTCTGCGGCAAGTACAAGCGCATGAAGTACCGCGGCATCATCTGCGAGAAGTGCGGCGTCGAGGTGACCCTGGCCAAGGTGCGCCGCGAGCGCATGGGCCACATCGAGCTGGCCAGCCCGGTCGCGCACATCTGGTTCCTGAAGTCTCTGCCCAGCCGCATCGGTCTTCTGATCGACATGACGCTGAAAGAGCTGGAGCGCGTGCTCTACTTCGAGAACTTCGTGGTGGTCGAGCCCGGCCTCTCGCCGCTGAAGCTCCATCAGCTCCTCTCCGAAGAGGAGTACATGGACGCCCAGGACGAGTACGGTGAGGACGCCTTCACCGCCATGATCGGCGCTGAGGCGCTGAAGGAGATCCTCTCCAAGCTGGACCTCGAGGAGCTCGAGGCCGAGCTGCGCGTCGAGCTGAAGGAGACCACTTCCGAGGCCAAGCGCAAGAAGCTGGTCAAGCGCCTGAAGCTGGTCGAGGCCTTCAACGAGTCCGGCGCGCGTCCGGAGTGGATGATCCTGGACGTCGTGCCGGTGATCCCGCCCGAGCTGCGCCCGCTGGTGCCGCTGGACGGCGGCCGCTTCGCGACCTCCGACCTCAACGATCTCTATCGCCGCGTGATCAACCGCAACAACCGTCTGAAGCGGCTGATCGAGCTGCGCGCGCCCGACATCATCGTGCGCAACGAAAAGCGCATGCTGCAGGAATCGGTGGACGCCCTCTTCGACAACGGCCGCCGGGGCCGCGTCATCACCGGCGCCAACAAGCGCCCGCTGAAGTCGCTCTCCGACATGCTGAAGGGCAAGCAGGGCCGCTTCCGTCAGAACCTTCTGGGCAAGCGCGTCGACTACTCGGGCCGTTCGGTCATCGTGGTCGGCCCGGAGCTGAAGCTGCACCAGTGCGGTCTGCCCAAGAAGATGGCGCTGGAGCTGTTCAAGCCCTTCATCTATTCCAAGCTCGAGCTCTATGGCATGGCCTCCACCATCAAGGCCGCCAAGAAGATGGTCGAGAAGGAGCGTCCGGAAGTCTGGGACATCCTGGAAGAGGTGATCCGCGAGCACCCGGTCATGTTGACCCGGGCGCCGACGCTGCACCGTCTGGGCATCCAGGCCTTCGAGCCGGTTCTGATCGAGGGTAAGGCGATCCAGCTCCATCCGCTGGTCTGCACCGCCTTCAACGCCGACTTCGACGGCGACCAGATGGCCGTGCACGTTCCGCTGTCGCTGGAAGCGCAGCTGGAAGCGCGCGTGCTGATGATGTCGACCAACAACATCCTGTCGCCCGCCAACGGCAAGCCCATCATCGTCCCCTCGCAGGACATCGTGCTCGGTATCTACTATCTGACGATGGAGACCGAGGGCGAGAAGGGCGAGGGCATGGTGCTCGGCTCCATGGGCGAGATCGAGCTGGCCATCGAGTCCGGCGAGCTGTCGCTGCACGCCAAGATCAAGGCGCGCTACGAGACCGTGGACGAGAACGGCGATCCCATCGTTCAGGTGATCGACACCACGCCGGGCCGCATGATTCTGGGTCAGGTTCTGCCGATCAACAAGAAGCTGCCCTTCAGCACCATCAACCGCCTTCTGACCAAGAAGGAGATCACCGAGGTGATCGACTCCGTCTACCGCCACTGCGGTCAGAAGGAGACGGTGCTGTTCTGCGACCGCATCATGGGCCTGGGCTTCGCCTACGCCTGCCGTGCGGGCATCTCCTTCGGCAAGGACGACCTGATCATCCCCGAGGCCAAGACCAAGCTGGTCGACGAGGCCCAGGAGCAGGTCAAGGAGTTCGAGCAGCAGTACCAGGAAGGCCTCATCACCCGCGGCGAGAAGTACAACAAGGTGGTCGACGTCTGGTCCTCCACCACCGACCGCGTGGCCGAAGAGATGATGAAGGTCATGTCGGGCGCCAAGGGCAAGGAGATCAACTCGGTCTTCATGATGGCCCACTCGGGCGCCCGTGGTTCGGCGGCTCAGATCAAGCAGCTGGCCGGCATGCGCGGCCTGATGGCCAAGCCTTCGGGCGAGATCATCGAGACGCCGATCATCTCCAACTTCAAGGAAGGCCTGACCGTGCTGGAGTACTTCAACTCCACCCACGGCGCCCGTAAGGGTCTGGCCGACACCGCCTTGAAGACGGCGAACTCGGGCTACCTGACCCGCCGCCTCGTCGACGTGGCGCAGGACTGCATCATCGTCGAAGAGGACTGCGGCACCGACGGCCACCTGACCATCCGCCCCGTCATGGACGGCGGCGAGGTGATCGCGACCCTGGGCGAGCGCGTCCTGGGCCGGACCGTGGCCGAGGCCGTGAAGGACCCGCTTTCGGGCGACATCCTGGTCAAGAAGGGCGAGCTGATCGAGGAGCCGCAGGTCGAGAAGCTGGAGACCGCCGGCATCGATCTGGTGAAGATCCGCTCCACCCTGACCTGCGAGAGCCGGGGCGGCGTCTGCGCGGCCTGCTACGGACGCGACCTGGCGCGCGGCACGCACGTGAACCAGGGCGAGGCCGTGGGCGTCATCGCCGCTCAGTCGATCGGCGAGCCTGGCACGCAGCTGACCATGCGCACCTTCCACATCGGCGGCGCGGCGCAGGGTGGCGCCGAGCAGTCCAGCGTGGAGGCGTCCAGCGACGCCATGATCCAGTGGAACAACAAGAACGTTGTCCACAACTCCGAGGGCGTGGCCATCGCCATGTCCCGGAACATGGAGGTCGTGCTGATCGACGATCAGGGCCGCGAGCGGGCGCGTCACCGCGTGCCCTACGGCGCGCGTCTCTTGGCCGAGGAAGGCAAGCCCGTCACCAAGGGCGCGCGCCTGGCCGAGTGGGACCCCTACACCACGCCGATCATCTCCGAGCGTGAGGGTACCGCCAACTACGTGGACCTGGTCGAAGGCATCTCGATCAAGGAGCAGATGGACGAGACCACCGGTATTTCCAACCGCGTGGTCATCGACTGGAAGCAGCAGCCCAAGGGCACAGACCTGAAGCCGCGCATCACCCTGCGCGACGCCAAGGACAACGTGGTGACCCTGGCCAACGGCATGGAGGCCCGCTACTTCCTCTCGATGGACGCCATTCTGTCGGTGGAGAACGGCGCGAAGGTCCAGGCCGGCGATGTGCTGGCCCGTATCCCGCGCGAGTCCTCCAAGACCCGCGACATCACGGGCGGTCTGCCGCGCGTGGCCGAGCTGTTCGAGGCGCGCAAGCCCAAGGACTTCGCCATCCTGGCGGAGATCGCGGGCCGCGTTGAATTCGGCCGCGACTACAAGACCAAGCGCCGGGTCATCATCCGTCCCGACGACGAGGCCGCGGAGGTGAGCGAGTACCTGATCCCCAAGGGCAAGCATCTTGCCGTGCACGAGGGCGATCATGTCGAGCGCGGCGACCTGCTGATGGACGGCAACCCGGTTCCGCATGACATTCTGGAGGTGATGGGCGTCGAGGCCTTGGCCGAGTATCTCATCAACGAGATCCAGAGCGTCTATCGCCTGCAGGGCGTGAAGATCAACGACAAGCACATCGAGGTGATCGTTCGCCAGATGCTGCAGAAGGTCGAGATCACGGTGGCCGGCGACACCACCTTCCTGGTGGGCGAGCAGGCCGACCGGGAGGAGTTCGAGGCGATCAACGACAAGGCGATCGCCGACGGCGGCCGCCCGGCCGAGGGCAAGCCGGTGCTCCAGGGCATCACCAAGGCGAGCCTGCAGACCACCTCCTTCATCTCTGCGGCGTCCTTCCAGGAGACCACGCGTGTCCTGACCGAAGCGGCGGTGCAGGGCAAGATCGACGAACTGATCGGTCTGAAGGAGAACGTCATCGTCGGCCGCCTGATCCCGGCGGGCACCGGTTCCATCATGGCCAAGATGCAGCGCGTCGCGGCCGAGCGGGACCGGACCATCCTGGATGCCCGCGAAGCCGAGCAGCTGGCTCTCGAAAGCGAGTCGGCGGCGGCGGAAGAGGGCGCCGGGGCCGAGTCTCCGGCCGAGGGCTGAGGCCACTTTTAAGGCCCGTTACGAGAACGCCTCCGAAGACGCAAGATTCTTTCAGGAATCGGCGCTTCGGGGGCGCTCTTACACCTGCTTGAAAAAGTCCTTCTCTATGGCTTGACGAGTAGGGGGCGGATACATAGTATGCGCCGACCTTTCAGGGGGCTGGTGGTAGACCTTTCACGGTCTAGACGCAGGCTCCGGGATTTACGGGACGTTACATAACCGTCCGCACGATTGGACGGTCTTGCAGATCCGCAAAGGGTGCGAGATTTAATCGCTCCTTCGCGGTGCTTTGTTTTGAACTCAGGGTTTGTTTGGGGAACTGACGTATGCCCACGATCAACCAATTGATCCGCAAGCCGCGCAAGCCGCAGCTGGCGCGCAATAAGGTTCCGGCGCTGGAGGCCTGCCCGCAGAAGCGCGGCGTGTGCACGCGCGTCTACACCACCACGCCGAAGAAGCCGAACTCGGCTCTTCGTAAGGTCGCCCGCATCCGTTTGACCAACGGCTTTGAGGTCACCAGCTACATTCCCGGCGAGGGACATAACCTTCAGGAGCACTCCGTGGTCATGATCCGCGGCGGCCGTGTGAAGGACCTTCCGGGCGTTCGCTATCACGTTATTCGCGGCACCCTCGACACGCAGGGCGTCAAGGATCGCCGCCAGCGCCGTTCGAAATACGGCGCCAAGCGTCCGAAGTAAGGAAGGACAAGCGTCATGTCGCGTCGTCACAGCGCAGAGAAGCGTGAAGTTC
Proteins encoded in this region:
- the rpsL gene encoding 30S ribosomal protein S12; the protein is MPTINQLIRKPRKPQLARNKVPALEACPQKRGVCTRVYTTTPKKPNSALRKVARIRLTNGFEVTSYIPGEGHNLQEHSVVMIRGGRVKDLPGVRYHVIRGTLDTQGVKDRRQRRSKYGAKRPK
- the rpoC gene encoding DNA-directed RNA polymerase subunit beta', which codes for MNDIMNLFGQPSGPQSFDQIRISIASPERIRSWSFGEIKKPETINYRTFKPERDGLFCARIFGPVKDYECLCGKYKRMKYRGIICEKCGVEVTLAKVRRERMGHIELASPVAHIWFLKSLPSRIGLLIDMTLKELERVLYFENFVVVEPGLSPLKLHQLLSEEEYMDAQDEYGEDAFTAMIGAEALKEILSKLDLEELEAELRVELKETTSEAKRKKLVKRLKLVEAFNESGARPEWMILDVVPVIPPELRPLVPLDGGRFATSDLNDLYRRVINRNNRLKRLIELRAPDIIVRNEKRMLQESVDALFDNGRRGRVITGANKRPLKSLSDMLKGKQGRFRQNLLGKRVDYSGRSVIVVGPELKLHQCGLPKKMALELFKPFIYSKLELYGMASTIKAAKKMVEKERPEVWDILEEVIREHPVMLTRAPTLHRLGIQAFEPVLIEGKAIQLHPLVCTAFNADFDGDQMAVHVPLSLEAQLEARVLMMSTNNILSPANGKPIIVPSQDIVLGIYYLTMETEGEKGEGMVLGSMGEIELAIESGELSLHAKIKARYETVDENGDPIVQVIDTTPGRMILGQVLPINKKLPFSTINRLLTKKEITEVIDSVYRHCGQKETVLFCDRIMGLGFAYACRAGISFGKDDLIIPEAKTKLVDEAQEQVKEFEQQYQEGLITRGEKYNKVVDVWSSTTDRVAEEMMKVMSGAKGKEINSVFMMAHSGARGSAAQIKQLAGMRGLMAKPSGEIIETPIISNFKEGLTVLEYFNSTHGARKGLADTALKTANSGYLTRRLVDVAQDCIIVEEDCGTDGHLTIRPVMDGGEVIATLGERVLGRTVAEAVKDPLSGDILVKKGELIEEPQVEKLETAGIDLVKIRSTLTCESRGGVCAACYGRDLARGTHVNQGEAVGVIAAQSIGEPGTQLTMRTFHIGGAAQGGAEQSSVEASSDAMIQWNNKNVVHNSEGVAIAMSRNMEVVLIDDQGRERARHRVPYGARLLAEEGKPVTKGARLAEWDPYTTPIISEREGTANYVDLVEGISIKEQMDETTGISNRVVIDWKQQPKGTDLKPRITLRDAKDNVVTLANGMEARYFLSMDAILSVENGAKVQAGDVLARIPRESSKTRDITGGLPRVAELFEARKPKDFAILAEIAGRVEFGRDYKTKRRVIIRPDDEAAEVSEYLIPKGKHLAVHEGDHVERGDLLMDGNPVPHDILEVMGVEALAEYLINEIQSVYRLQGVKINDKHIEVIVRQMLQKVEITVAGDTTFLVGEQADREEFEAINDKAIADGGRPAEGKPVLQGITKASLQTTSFISAASFQETTRVLTEAAVQGKIDELIGLKENVIVGRLIPAGTGSIMAKMQRVAAERDRTILDAREAEQLALESESAAAEEGAGAESPAEG
- the rpoB gene encoding DNA-directed RNA polymerase subunit beta; protein product: MARSFTGRRRIRKSFGRIPEVTEMPNLIEVQKTSYDQFLLADTDPEARPTSGLQEVFASVFPIRDFSGRAELQFIKYELEEPKYDVEECQQRGMTYAAPLKVTLRLVVWDVDEDSGARSIRDIKEQDVYMGDMPLMTMNGTFVVNGTERVIVSQMHRSPGVFFDHDRGKTHSSGKYLFAARVIPYRGSWLDFEFDAKDTVYVRIDRRRKLPATTFLLALDNEESAKLRADKIAKGEPVDPKEIEGMSPEDILRVFYDTVTYKKVKNGWKTPFDADRMKGAKLAAPLVDAKTGKPVVDAGTKMTPRQLKKLSEAGLKEVLVTEEELVGHYLASDQINMETGEVLAEAGDEITAETLEALGEAGIKEIATLAIDHLNIGPYIRNSLAADKNRSREDALIDIYRVMRPGEPPTLETAETMFQGLFFDSERYDLSAVGRVKMNARLGFDDVSDEMRVLRKEDILAIVKILCELKDGRGEIDDIDHLGNRRVRSVGELMENQYRVGLLRMERAIKERMSSVEIDTVMPHDLINAKPAAAAVREFFGSSQLSQFMDQTNPLSEITHKRRLSALGPGGLTRERAGFEVRDVHPTHYGRICPIETPEGPNIGLINSLATYARVNKYGFIESPYRKVVDNKVTNEVIYLSAMEEGRYTIAQANANLDAKGKFVDDLVSCRQASEYIVARPEDIDLIDVSPKQIVSVAAALIPFLENDDANRALMGSNMQRQAVPLLKAEAPLVGTGMEGTVARDSGASIVARRAGVVDQVDATRIVVRVTEETSSGEQGVDIYNLLKFQRSNQNTSITQRPLVKVGDEVLRGDIIADGPSTQFGELALGRNVLCAFMPWMGYNFEDSILISERIVRDDVFTSIHIEEFEVMARDTKLGQEEITRDIPNVGEDALRNLDEAGMVYIGAEVNASDILVGKVTPKGESPMTPEEKLLRAIFGEKASDVRDSSLRVPPGVSGTVVEVRVFSRRGVEKDERALAIERAEIERLAKDRDDEKVILERSFYGRLKDLLVGQTGVSGPKGFKKDTKITEKVLSDFTPGQWRQIAVKDDKRQADVEALNKVFEESVDALMKRFENKVDKLQRGDELPPGVMKMVKVFVAVKRKLQPGDKMAGRHGNKGVISKIMPIEDMPHLEDGTPVDIVLNPLGVPSRMNVGQILETHLGWACAGLGRQIGEMLDDAKRSGKFDGVRKKLTDVYGKDTYKNEIADLEDQYVAELADNLRGGVPIATPVFDGARSEDILEMLEKAGHEASGQVWLWDGRTGEKFHRPVTVGYIYMLKLHHLVDDKIHARSIGPYSLVTQQPLGGKAQFGGQRFGEMEVWALEAYGAAYTLQEMLTVKSDDVSGRTKVYEAIVKGDDNFESGIPESFNVLVKELRSLGLDVELKQSGF